The following proteins are co-located in the Oceanimonas sp. GK1 genome:
- a CDS encoding cellulose biosynthesis protein BcsF, translated as MYTDIWQLALLSGLLALIGWWLLARTGRAVLALIDLLLPNRYLKRVGVRWVLRKESHRES; from the coding sequence ATGTACACGGATATATGGCAGTTGGCCCTGTTGAGCGGCCTGCTGGCCCTGATTGGCTGGTGGCTGCTGGCACGGACAGGGCGTGCTGTTCTGGCGCTGATCGATCTGTTATTACCCAACCGCTATTTGAAACGAGTCGGTGTGCGCTGGGTATTACGCAAGGAGAGCCATCGTGAAAGCTGA
- the bcsA gene encoding UDP-forming cellulose synthase catalytic subunit, whose product MTPSALYHHLRRQGGTRATAIWLTLWWLLARLVLRLEQPGWQHWLAQLDHAMPHLSRGRPRPGDPLRYLIQGGWLLLVRPWPERPVSLMAWGRSRLKGMGTVAGRSRRKLGKRLLSSLRNTLSAPGTVRSRTWWRNRGRRKRQLTLWLMLGLALLLALLGVTQPFGYGAQLVFVVLLWGLAMAVRRLPGRFPTLLMIVLSVLISCRYLWWRYSATLNWNDSLDLTLGLILLAAETYSWLILLLGYIQTCWPLKRRPVPLPKDTSQWPTVDLLIPTYNEPLSVVRTTVYAALGVDWPADKLKVYILDDGGRMEFRRFAEEAGVGYIARSEHNHAKAGNLNHALKQTSGELVAIFDCDHVPVRSFLQLTAGGFLQDPRLALVQTPHHFFSPDPVERNLGLFRRTPNEGELFYGLVQDGNDMWNATFFCGSCALLRRSALEEIGGIAVDTVTEDAHTALRLHRRGWNSAYMRIPQAAGLATESLSAHVGQRIRWARGMAQIFRVDNPLLGKGLTLFQRLCYANAMLHFLAGVPRLVFLLAPLAFLLLHSYIIYAPAALLMLYVLPHMMHSSLTAARMQGRYRRTFWGEVYETVLAWYIARPTTVALLAPSKGKFNVTAKGGLMTEALFDWRIARPYLVLALLNLAGLGVGVWRFVYGPAMEQGTVIITCLWVFYNLLIIGAAVAIAAEARQVRQSPRVTISLPAALRLPGGHLLAGTLLDYSDGGVAIRAPAAGSLAPDTEVELVLYRGERVFAFPGVVSRERNGVTGIILASLSREQRIDFVQCTFARTDAWLGWLPVQGQERPLQSLLDVFAVGARGYARLWRFLPAELRLLFSPLLALLRWLGSFLPRWPKAGATYPQERTAL is encoded by the coding sequence ATGACCCCGAGTGCGCTTTATCACCACTTGCGCCGGCAGGGCGGCACACGCGCCACGGCAATCTGGCTGACGCTGTGGTGGTTACTGGCCCGGCTGGTGCTGCGCCTGGAGCAACCGGGCTGGCAGCATTGGCTGGCCCAGCTTGACCATGCCATGCCTCACCTGAGCAGGGGGCGGCCGCGGCCCGGAGACCCGTTGCGTTACCTTATTCAGGGGGGCTGGCTCTTGCTGGTGCGGCCCTGGCCGGAGCGCCCCGTCAGCCTGATGGCCTGGGGCAGGAGCCGGCTGAAAGGCATGGGTACCGTAGCCGGTCGCAGCCGGCGAAAGTTGGGCAAGCGACTGCTTTCCTCACTGAGAAATACTCTGTCGGCGCCGGGAACGGTACGTAGTCGAACCTGGTGGCGCAACCGGGGGCGCCGCAAGCGGCAACTGACCCTCTGGCTGATGCTGGGGCTGGCGCTGCTGCTGGCGCTGCTGGGGGTGACCCAGCCTTTTGGCTATGGGGCTCAACTGGTGTTTGTGGTGCTGTTGTGGGGGCTGGCCATGGCGGTACGGCGGCTGCCCGGGCGTTTTCCCACCCTGCTGATGATAGTACTGTCGGTGCTGATCTCCTGTCGTTACCTGTGGTGGCGCTATAGTGCCACGCTGAACTGGAACGACAGTCTGGATCTGACTTTGGGGCTGATTTTACTGGCAGCGGAAACCTATTCCTGGCTGATTTTACTGCTGGGTTATATACAAACCTGCTGGCCGCTCAAGCGTCGGCCGGTGCCGCTGCCAAAGGACACCTCGCAGTGGCCCACGGTGGACCTGCTGATCCCTACCTATAACGAGCCCTTGTCGGTAGTTCGCACCACGGTTTACGCTGCTTTGGGCGTTGACTGGCCGGCGGACAAGCTGAAGGTTTATATTCTCGATGATGGCGGACGAATGGAGTTTCGCCGTTTCGCCGAAGAGGCGGGGGTGGGCTACATTGCCCGCAGCGAGCACAATCATGCCAAGGCTGGTAACCTCAACCATGCCTTAAAGCAAACCAGTGGCGAACTGGTGGCCATCTTCGACTGCGACCATGTGCCGGTGCGCTCTTTTTTGCAACTCACCGCCGGAGGTTTTTTGCAGGACCCACGGCTGGCGCTGGTGCAGACTCCGCATCACTTCTTCTCGCCGGATCCGGTGGAGCGCAACCTGGGGCTGTTCCGGCGCACGCCCAACGAAGGTGAGCTGTTCTATGGTCTGGTGCAGGATGGCAACGACATGTGGAATGCCACCTTTTTCTGTGGCTCCTGCGCCTTGCTCAGGCGCAGCGCCCTGGAAGAAATTGGCGGTATTGCCGTCGACACCGTCACCGAAGACGCCCACACTGCCTTGCGTCTGCACCGACGGGGCTGGAACTCGGCCTATATGCGCATTCCCCAGGCGGCGGGGCTCGCCACCGAAAGCCTGTCGGCCCATGTGGGCCAGCGCATTCGCTGGGCCCGGGGCATGGCGCAGATATTTCGGGTAGACAACCCCTTGCTGGGCAAGGGGCTGACCCTGTTTCAGCGGCTGTGTTACGCCAACGCCATGCTGCACTTTCTGGCGGGGGTGCCCCGGTTGGTGTTCCTGCTGGCGCCGCTGGCCTTTTTGTTGCTGCATTCCTACATCATTTACGCGCCGGCCGCGCTTTTGATGCTGTATGTGCTGCCGCACATGATGCATTCCAGCCTGACCGCCGCCCGCATGCAGGGCCGCTATCGCAGAACCTTCTGGGGCGAGGTGTATGAAACCGTGCTGGCCTGGTATATCGCCCGGCCCACTACTGTGGCCTTGCTGGCGCCGTCCAAGGGCAAATTCAATGTCACCGCCAAGGGCGGGCTGATGACTGAGGCCCTGTTCGACTGGCGCATTGCCCGGCCCTATCTGGTGCTGGCCTTGCTGAACCTGGCCGGGCTGGGTGTTGGGGTATGGCGCTTTGTATATGGCCCGGCCATGGAGCAGGGCACAGTAATCATCACCTGCCTGTGGGTGTTCTATAACCTGCTGATCATCGGCGCCGCCGTGGCCATTGCCGCCGAGGCTCGCCAAGTGCGGCAAAGCCCACGGGTCACCATCAGCCTGCCGGCGGCCCTGCGCCTGCCGGGCGGTCACTTGCTGGCAGGCACCCTGCTGGATTATTCCGATGGCGGTGTCGCCATTCGTGCCCCCGCTGCTGGCAGCCTGGCACCGGACACCGAAGTGGAGCTGGTGCTGTACCGGGGCGAGCGGGTCTTTGCCTTTCCCGGTGTGGTCAGCCGGGAACGTAACGGCGTAACCGGCATTATTCTGGCCAGCCTCAGCCGCGAGCAGCGCATTGATTTTGTGCAATGCACCTTTGCCCGGACCGATGCCTGGCTGGGCTGGCTGCCGGTCCAGGGGCAGGAGCGCCCGCTGCAAAGTTTGCTGGATGTATTTGCCGTTGGCGCCCGGGGCTATGCCCGCCTGTGGCGGTTCTTGCCCGCCGAATTGCGCTTGCTGTTTTCTCCCCTGCTGGCCCTGTTGCGCTGGCTGGGATCCTTTTTACCGCGCTGGCCGAAAGCCGGCGCAACCTACCCACAGGAACGGACTGCCTTATGA
- the bcsG gene encoding cellulose biosynthesis protein BcsG has product MKADATTRPPLRWPGLSHWNLYFIVKLLLLWQGYLNLQPLPNLALAAFLLLPLSGRWLPRLRLLLALPLALALLYQDSWLPPFSRLLAQPGVADFTADYLLELTGRFINWQLLGGLLVASVVYLYLQHWIRFTTLTLAGLGWLALQPLLYQQESSAHDLVVASEPAAAPAMPLDTQLQTFYQKQQTLVANFPPSSASSAPFDLLMLNICSLSWDDLQETGLTNHALFARLDLVFDRFNSATSYSGPAAIRLLRAGCGQGSHQSLFEPAPQQCMLMENLRNLGFGTDLALNHNGQFDDFLGEVQRQGGLGQPTVGPQGLPRYLIGFDGAPIRRDADVLNRWWQQRLQQGEGGRALYYNSTSLHDGNRWVLADGGTQPAPYQARLEQLFDDLDVFFDRLEQSGRRVMVVLVPEHGANLHGDRMQIAGMRELPAPAITHVPVGIKFFGMDTTNTVPLHITQTSSYLSLAELVARLYRQQITEGGVPDWRALTASLPETEWIAENAGTLVMQQQGKAFVKLEESGKWLPYPTN; this is encoded by the coding sequence GTGAAAGCTGACGCTACCACTAGGCCGCCACTGCGTTGGCCTGGGCTGAGCCACTGGAACTTGTATTTTATCGTCAAGTTGTTGTTGTTGTGGCAAGGCTATTTGAACTTGCAACCCTTGCCCAACCTGGCGCTGGCAGCATTTTTGTTGTTGCCCCTGTCCGGACGTTGGTTACCCCGCTTGCGGCTATTGCTGGCCTTGCCGCTGGCCTTGGCATTGCTTTATCAGGACAGCTGGCTGCCACCGTTTTCGCGGTTGTTGGCCCAGCCCGGCGTGGCCGATTTTACCGCCGATTATCTGCTGGAGCTGACTGGACGCTTTATTAACTGGCAGTTGCTGGGCGGCCTGCTGGTGGCGTCGGTGGTCTACCTGTATTTGCAACACTGGATTCGTTTTACCACCCTGACCCTGGCGGGGCTTGGCTGGTTGGCACTGCAGCCCCTGCTGTACCAGCAGGAGTCGTCGGCCCATGATCTGGTCGTCGCCTCCGAGCCGGCGGCCGCCCCGGCCATGCCCCTTGATACGCAACTGCAGACCTTTTACCAAAAGCAGCAGACGCTTGTTGCGAATTTCCCTCCATCATCGGCCAGCAGCGCGCCTTTCGATCTGTTGATGCTGAATATCTGCTCCCTGTCCTGGGATGATTTGCAGGAGACGGGCCTGACAAACCATGCCCTGTTTGCACGTCTGGATCTTGTTTTTGATCGCTTTAACTCGGCGACCTCATACAGTGGCCCGGCGGCGATTCGGCTGCTGCGGGCCGGCTGCGGTCAGGGCAGCCACCAGAGTCTGTTTGAGCCGGCCCCGCAGCAGTGCATGCTGATGGAAAACCTACGTAACCTGGGGTTTGGCACCGACCTGGCACTGAACCATAACGGCCAGTTCGATGATTTTCTGGGTGAAGTACAACGTCAGGGCGGCCTGGGGCAACCGACAGTGGGGCCTCAGGGGCTGCCACGTTACCTTATCGGTTTTGATGGTGCTCCCATTCGGCGCGATGCCGATGTGCTCAACCGCTGGTGGCAGCAGCGGTTGCAGCAGGGAGAAGGCGGCCGTGCTCTTTATTACAACAGCACCAGTCTGCACGATGGCAATCGCTGGGTGCTGGCCGATGGTGGCACACAGCCGGCCCCTTATCAGGCACGACTCGAGCAGTTGTTTGATGATCTTGACGTTTTTTTTGATCGGCTGGAGCAAAGCGGCCGGCGGGTGATGGTGGTGCTGGTGCCTGAGCACGGTGCCAACCTGCATGGGGATCGCATGCAGATAGCCGGTATGCGTGAGCTGCCGGCACCGGCCATTACCCATGTGCCGGTGGGCATCAAATTTTTTGGTATGGATACGACCAATACCGTTCCTCTGCATATTACTCAAACCAGTAGTTATTTGTCGCTGGCGGAGCTGGTAGCCCGGTTGTACCGGCAACAGATAACGGAGGGCGGCGTCCCGGATTGGCGCGCTCTGACGGCCAGTCTGCCCGAAACAGAGTGGATAGCGGAAAACGCCGGCACCCTGGTGATGCAACAGCAGGGAAAAGCCTTTGTGAAGCTTGAGGAGAGCGGAAAATGGCTACCATACCCGACAAACTGA
- the bcsB gene encoding cellulose biosynthesis cyclic di-GMP-binding regulatory protein BcsB — MSQLPSWLTASLMLLLTLNAWAQAEQHEQEPPAWPVQRSFEQLAQSRDLMLRGVKNSQVINFALRRDRIAKNGELTLAYTPSPALLPGLSHLRVYLNEVLMDTLVIAEGEPGRQVQRQVRLDPRLITDFNQIRIEFVGHYTDICEDPAHSALWLNLAKNSRVSLTEQALALTNDLSYFPQPFFDTSDNEPLRLNMVLPGAPDTATLQSAGVLASYFGSLAGWRGAGFEVSYDALPLLDDRAPLARIMVLATNDHRPAFMADKTLYPPVDKAEVRLLDHPDSPYAKILLVQGKGNDELARAVRALALGGKLLRGERAVIEQAEPLTPRKPYDAPNWTPTDRPVRFAELVEYPGQLQASGLIPDPIELTVRLPPDLFVWQNQGIPLQTRYRYTAPTANDDSRLNISINGEFIGSLPLTAERDNQLEKLRLAVTSSETANARNQLMVPSLKIGTSNTIRYDFSFASTFGSAQPGRCQTTLVVDSRAVIDENSVIDFSGYHHFMAMPDLGAFVRSGFPFSRMADLSDTLVLMPASPSPLQTGLMLETLARIAAQTGYPALALRLTQDPAVLRESELDLLVFGPLPEGLTQAPAASLNQPTDWLMQAANASPLQAWPPSRLNKTHFDANAKVAVSAEGPLAAIVGMESPYAPGRSLVALLGNQPQDYELLRQTLQDDGRLNDIFGSVALLRDSGVSSQLVGEQYYIGHLPWWVKLWYLLSPHPVWLALLAVLSVLLLAVLLWRSLRWLAHRRDVRGEP; from the coding sequence ATGAGTCAATTGCCAAGCTGGCTGACCGCCAGCCTGATGTTGCTGCTGACACTGAATGCCTGGGCCCAGGCGGAGCAGCATGAACAGGAACCCCCGGCCTGGCCGGTGCAGCGCAGCTTTGAGCAACTGGCCCAGAGCAGGGATCTGATGCTGCGGGGAGTCAAAAACAGCCAGGTGATCAACTTTGCCCTGCGCCGGGATCGCATTGCCAAAAACGGCGAGCTGACGCTGGCCTATACGCCGTCGCCGGCCCTGCTGCCGGGCTTGTCGCACCTGCGGGTGTACCTGAACGAAGTGCTGATGGACACCCTGGTGATTGCCGAAGGGGAGCCCGGCCGGCAGGTGCAAAGGCAAGTGCGCCTGGACCCGCGGCTAATCACCGACTTTAACCAGATCCGCATTGAATTTGTGGGGCACTATACCGACATCTGTGAAGATCCGGCACATAGCGCGCTGTGGCTCAACCTAGCCAAAAACAGCCGGGTCTCCTTGACCGAGCAGGCGCTGGCGCTGACCAATGATCTGTCCTATTTTCCGCAACCGTTTTTCGATACCAGCGACAATGAGCCACTGCGCCTGAACATGGTGCTGCCCGGCGCGCCCGATACCGCCACTTTGCAGTCGGCCGGTGTGCTGGCCTCCTACTTTGGCAGCCTGGCCGGCTGGCGCGGCGCCGGCTTTGAGGTCAGTTATGACGCTTTACCGCTGCTTGACGACAGGGCACCGCTGGCTCGAATTATGGTACTGGCTACCAACGATCACCGGCCCGCCTTTATGGCCGATAAAACGCTGTATCCGCCGGTCGACAAGGCCGAAGTGCGGCTGCTGGATCATCCCGACAGTCCTTATGCCAAAATCCTGCTGGTACAGGGCAAGGGCAATGACGAGCTGGCGCGGGCGGTGCGGGCCCTGGCGCTGGGCGGCAAGCTGTTACGGGGGGAACGGGCGGTGATTGAGCAGGCAGAGCCACTGACCCCCCGTAAACCCTATGATGCGCCCAACTGGACGCCTACCGATCGGCCGGTGCGGTTTGCCGAGCTGGTGGAGTACCCGGGGCAGTTGCAGGCCAGTGGCCTTATTCCTGATCCCATTGAGCTGACAGTACGGCTGCCGCCGGATCTGTTTGTGTGGCAGAACCAGGGCATTCCCCTGCAGACTCGTTATCGCTACACGGCCCCCACCGCCAACGACGACTCGCGCCTGAACATCAGCATTAACGGCGAATTCATCGGTAGTTTGCCGCTAACCGCTGAGCGGGACAACCAGCTGGAAAAGCTGCGGCTGGCGGTAACCTCCAGTGAAACTGCCAACGCCCGAAATCAGTTAATGGTGCCGTCGCTGAAAATTGGTACCAGCAACACCATTCGCTACGACTTCAGTTTTGCTAGCACTTTTGGCAGCGCCCAGCCCGGCCGCTGCCAGACCACTCTGGTGGTGGACAGCCGTGCGGTGATTGATGAAAACTCGGTGATCGACTTTTCCGGCTATCACCACTTTATGGCCATGCCCGATCTTGGCGCCTTTGTGCGCAGCGGCTTTCCGTTCAGCCGCATGGCGGACTTGTCCGATACCCTGGTGCTGATGCCGGCGTCGCCCAGCCCCCTGCAGACCGGCCTGATGCTGGAGACGCTGGCTCGCATTGCGGCGCAAACCGGCTATCCGGCCCTGGCGCTGAGGCTGACCCAGGATCCCGCGGTCCTAAGGGAGTCCGAGCTCGATCTGCTGGTTTTCGGCCCGTTACCGGAAGGCCTGACACAGGCGCCGGCGGCAAGCTTGAACCAACCCACCGACTGGCTGATGCAGGCCGCCAATGCCTCGCCACTACAGGCCTGGCCACCGTCCCGGCTGAACAAAACCCACTTTGATGCCAACGCCAAAGTGGCGGTGTCGGCTGAAGGGCCGCTGGCCGCTATCGTGGGCATGGAGTCTCCCTATGCCCCCGGCCGCAGCCTGGTGGCATTGCTGGGTAATCAGCCCCAGGATTATGAATTGCTGCGCCAAACCCTGCAGGATGATGGCCGTCTAAACGACATTTTCGGCTCGGTGGCGCTGTTGCGGGATAGCGGCGTCAGCAGCCAGCTGGTGGGGGAGCAGTATTATATTGGCCATCTGCCCTGGTGGGTGAAACTCTGGTATCTGCTGTCACCTCATCCGGTGTGGTTGGCGTTACTGGCGGTGCTGAGTGTCCTGCTGCTGGCAGTGCTGCTGTGGCGTAGCCTGCGCTGGTTGGCGCACCGGCGTGATGTGCGTGGCGAGCCCTGA
- a CDS encoding protease yields MFSLNLAIDRLPREASLLTMAGLHWLSVVRHDDMLRLARQLIIGLPFAQQTTLVAPADEREALLQALPAEAGPEHMALFTLAAGRRGAELKRLPTELRRAGVRAGLLMVLLPAGRVAALGGKVTAWVQTMQAWAERRGVAIVVFCHGQERVLPGALANRLSGLLRLERNDGGVRLVVEGWHNRLGWLAGTEYTLQLERERFAVRPAVTWQSDSLHEAEGVLIQQRALERMPPPAAGWRTVEQDEKFWQAALTATEGTLVAAVSHNEEVPELAQQLHRLRSQRGPCLRLAIRKLRPCLRNAEQELLLHCGANLIIPSGLSHAQFMGLLSCLHGQRWHRPWVDNLHELLLRYRPPAASGLLSPSAFYAQSDAVFRASSGEADHQLLALPLRSGLSTELCLSQLNLRRQGDLACLVDDCVYLFLFACPNEMREAALGNICRLPWPELFSECRIFSDTEELPQARFEQDDTLPEITSATSLNIEKVNNNRHFDSKPVFLEAREG; encoded by the coding sequence ATGTTTTCACTTAACCTGGCTATTGACCGCCTGCCCCGCGAGGCGAGCCTGCTGACCATGGCGGGCCTGCACTGGCTGTCGGTGGTCCGGCATGACGACATGCTGCGGCTGGCAAGACAGCTGATTATCGGGCTGCCGTTTGCGCAGCAAACCACCCTGGTGGCACCGGCCGATGAACGAGAAGCCTTGTTGCAGGCACTGCCTGCCGAGGCCGGCCCCGAACACATGGCGCTGTTTACGCTGGCCGCCGGGCGCCGTGGCGCCGAGCTGAAGCGGCTGCCAACCGAGCTGCGCCGGGCCGGAGTTCGAGCCGGTTTGCTGATGGTGCTGCTGCCCGCCGGACGGGTGGCGGCACTGGGCGGTAAAGTAACCGCCTGGGTCCAGACCATGCAGGCTTGGGCCGAGCGCCGGGGAGTGGCGATAGTGGTGTTTTGTCATGGCCAGGAACGGGTGCTGCCTGGAGCGCTGGCTAACCGCCTTTCCGGTTTGCTCAGGTTGGAGCGCAACGATGGCGGCGTCCGCCTGGTGGTAGAAGGCTGGCACAACCGGCTGGGCTGGCTGGCAGGGACAGAATACACACTGCAGCTTGAACGCGAGCGCTTTGCTGTGCGGCCGGCAGTCACCTGGCAAAGCGACAGTCTGCATGAAGCGGAGGGGGTACTGATCCAGCAGAGGGCGCTGGAGCGAATGCCGCCACCAGCCGCCGGCTGGCGAACAGTAGAACAAGATGAGAAGTTCTGGCAGGCAGCGCTGACCGCCACCGAGGGTACCCTGGTGGCGGCGGTGAGCCATAACGAAGAAGTGCCGGAGCTGGCGCAACAACTGCACCGGCTGCGCAGTCAGCGGGGGCCCTGCCTTCGGCTGGCCATTCGCAAGCTGCGCCCCTGCCTACGGAATGCGGAGCAGGAGCTGCTGCTGCACTGCGGTGCCAACCTGATTATTCCTTCCGGTTTGTCCCATGCGCAATTTATGGGCCTGCTGAGCTGTTTGCACGGGCAGCGCTGGCACCGCCCCTGGGTGGACAATCTGCATGAACTCCTGTTGCGCTACCGGCCGCCGGCGGCCAGCGGCTTGCTCAGCCCGAGCGCATTTTACGCACAGTCCGATGCGGTGTTTCGTGCCAGCAGCGGTGAGGCAGATCATCAGCTGCTGGCCTTGCCGCTGCGTAGCGGCCTGAGTACGGAATTGTGTCTGAGCCAGCTGAACCTGCGTCGTCAGGGAGATCTGGCCTGCCTGGTGGATGATTGTGTTTATTTGTTTTTGTTTGCCTGCCCCAATGAAATGCGGGAAGCCGCACTGGGCAATATCTGCCGGTTGCCTTGGCCTGAGTTGTTCAGCGAATGCCGGATATTTAGTGATACCGAGGAGCTGCCTCAGGCACGCTTTGAGCAGGATGATACCCTACCCGAGATCACATCGGCGACCTCGTTGAATATTGAGAAAGTTAATAATAACAGGCACTTTGACAGCAAGCCTGTTTTTTTGGAAGCACGGGAAGGCTGA
- the bcsQ gene encoding cellulose biosynthesis protein BcsQ has translation MKLVCVSGIRGGTGSTTMLAALAHALHRLEQRVLLVDLSSANMLGLHFEQPISRRQGWARTHVESADWRAQAVELQPGLCLLPYGHTSVQERERLALWLRNHPGEWNRRMNRLLAGFDWVLFDSPHDALAQTRSLQPDLSIQVVNADAACHVLLQAQPSRHWLLVNRFDPASRLQQDVLLLWRQQFADRLLPLTMHRDEATAEALAHKLPLGAYAPQSQNAITADSLAAWCMARRERL, from the coding sequence ATGAAACTGGTCTGCGTCAGCGGCATTCGCGGCGGCACCGGCAGTACCACCATGCTGGCGGCGCTGGCCCATGCCCTGCACCGGCTGGAGCAGCGAGTATTACTGGTAGACTTGTCCTCTGCCAATATGCTGGGCCTGCATTTTGAGCAGCCCATCAGCCGCCGGCAGGGCTGGGCTCGTACCCATGTGGAAAGCGCCGACTGGCGAGCTCAGGCGGTAGAGCTGCAACCTGGATTGTGCCTGTTGCCTTATGGCCATACCAGTGTGCAGGAACGGGAGCGGCTGGCGCTGTGGTTGCGTAATCATCCAGGGGAGTGGAACCGGCGCATGAACCGGCTGCTGGCCGGTTTTGACTGGGTGTTATTTGACTCCCCACATGACGCACTTGCCCAGACGCGCAGCCTGCAGCCGGATTTAAGCATTCAGGTGGTGAATGCCGATGCTGCCTGTCACGTGTTGCTGCAGGCTCAGCCTTCCAGGCACTGGCTGCTGGTCAACCGCTTTGACCCCGCCAGCCGGCTGCAGCAAGATGTATTGTTGCTATGGCGGCAACAATTTGCCGATCGCTTGTTGCCGCTGACCATGCACCGGGATGAAGCGACCGCCGAAGCCCTGGCGCACAAGCTGCCGCTGGGGGCCTATGCGCCGCAAAGCCAAAATGCCATCACTGCAGACAGCCTGGCGGCATGGTGCATGGCCAGACGGGAGCGGCTGTGA
- a CDS encoding UTRA domain-containing protein, giving the protein MTTSSLNALIIDTLRRQIAAATLAPGHKLPAERELATLFDTTRITVKDALSMLEAEGLIYREERRGWFVSLPRLEYNPVSRSHFHELVRAQQRQAQTEVLACETVVAPCELVAEMGLSPLSRLLRICRARRIDGRTVLYVEHFLRPELFPGIAQQDLSQSLTALYRRDYGLEYGRSRFDICPTAARGEAARTLNLAPGSPVLAVNRINYDQYDRVIDCDREIWRHDAVRIRVESRQ; this is encoded by the coding sequence TTGACGACTTCATCCCTGAATGCCCTGATCATTGATACCCTGCGCCGGCAAATTGCCGCCGCCACCCTGGCCCCCGGACACAAGCTGCCCGCCGAGCGGGAGCTGGCCACCCTGTTTGATACCACCCGCATTACGGTAAAAGACGCACTGTCGATGCTGGAAGCCGAGGGGCTGATTTACCGGGAAGAGCGACGCGGCTGGTTTGTGTCGCTGCCCCGGCTGGAATACAACCCGGTCAGCCGTTCTCATTTTCACGAGCTGGTGCGCGCCCAGCAGCGCCAGGCCCAGACAGAGGTGCTGGCCTGCGAGACGGTGGTGGCGCCCTGCGAGCTGGTGGCGGAGATGGGCCTTTCCCCCCTGAGCCGGTTGCTCCGTATTTGCCGGGCGCGGCGTATCGACGGCCGTACCGTGCTCTATGTGGAGCATTTTCTGCGCCCCGAGCTGTTTCCGGGCATTGCACAGCAGGATCTGAGCCAGTCGCTGACCGCCCTTTACCGGCGGGATTACGGGCTGGAGTACGGCCGTTCGCGCTTTGATATCTGCCCCACGGCGGCCCGGGGAGAAGCGGCGCGGACGCTGAACCTGGCGCCGGGCAGCCCGGTGCTGGCGGTGAACCGCATCAATTACGATCAGTACGATCGGGTGATCGACTGTGACCGTGAAATCTGGCGCCACGACGCCGTGCGCATTCGAGTGGAAAGTCGGCAGTGA
- a CDS encoding BcsR/BcsP family cellulose biosynthesis protein: protein MATIPDKLSESVRSADDTLLLCRQLGQWEHRNIADEQALEQALRRWPLLAELAELTGGQPSADTRYEADI from the coding sequence ATGGCTACCATACCCGACAAACTGAGCGAATCGGTCAGATCGGCAGACGATACCTTGTTGCTGTGTCGCCAACTGGGGCAATGGGAGCACAGGAACATTGCTGATGAACAGGCACTGGAGCAGGCCTTGCGGCGCTGGCCTCTGCTGGCCGAACTGGCTGAACTGACCGGAGGGCAGCCTTCTGCCGACACAAGATATGAGGCCGATATATGA